From Nicotiana tabacum cultivar K326 chromosome 22, ASM71507v2, whole genome shotgun sequence, one genomic window encodes:
- the LOC107799135 gene encoding uncharacterized protein LOC107799135 has protein sequence MAAEALLELQEILTSRKEPLTREEAKLVNSLQQDAVRNFGIGATGASIATWFVTRRLNNLMRINLTAGVGFFYGVRRVGKFLDSRAEHILSQHETRLQSELAEIMLKKYQQHPQVLQRVSKYFFCENVYDDDSADRPKPRWRFRNLYKEDLTSAHMIGDDDSYSKKINSEKTDRRKTDIQRKQINTSAAAVVLEAIGDPFDCIFGPPKSV, from the exons ATGGCGGCGGAAGCTCTTTTGGAGCTGCAAGAAATTCTCACCTCCAGAAAG GAGCCTCTGACAAGAGAAGAAGCTAAACTAGTTAATTCATTACAGCAAGATGCTGTGAGAAATTTTGGAATTGGGGCCACCGGTGCTTCCATTGCCACTTGGTTTG TGACCAGAAGGCTGAATAACCTAATGCGCATCAATCTCACAGCAG GTGTTGGTTTCTTTTACGGTGTCAGAAGAGTTGGCAAGTTTTTGGATTCAAGAGCTGAACATATTCTCTCTCAGCATGAGACTCGTCTGCAGAGCGAGTTGGCAGAAAT AATGTTGAAGAAGTATCAGCAACATCCACAGGTATTGCAACGCGTCTCGAAATATTTTTTCTGTGAAAATGTTTATGATGATGATTCAGCAGACCGGCCAAAACCAAGGTGGCGCTTTCGGAATCTCTACAAGGAAGATTTAACCTCTGCTCATATGATAGGTGATGACGACTCTTACAGTAAGAAAATAAATTCAGAGAAAACTGATCGGAGGAAGACTGATATACAGCGCAAGCAAATTAAT ACAAGTGCAGCAGCTGTTGTTCTGGAGGCTATTGGAGACCCATTTGACTGCATATTCGGGCCTCCAAAAAGTGTCTGA
- the LOC107799130 gene encoding uncharacterized protein LOC107799130, whose amino-acid sequence MEIELVKCDCCGLKEDCTKDYISEVKGNFEGKWLCGLCSEAVRYEVNRGNYKKQFLGMEEAVKAHMSFCGKYKSNNPAVHVADGMRQMLRRRSGDLSTTSPSKKYTRSISTSQVRDESSFTYY is encoded by the coding sequence ATGGAAATCGAGTTGGTAAAGTGCGATTGTTGTGGGCTGAAAGAAGATTGCACAAAAGACTACATTAGTGAAGTGAAGGGGAATTTTGAGGGAAAATGGCTATGTGGATTGTGCTCAGAAGCTGTTAGATATGAAGTTAACAGAGGGAATTATAAGAAGCAATTTCTTGGGATGGAAGAAGCTGTAAAAGCTCATATGTCATTTTGTGGGAAATATAAGTCTAATAATCCTGCAGTTCATGTAGCTGATGGGATGAGGCAGATGCTAAGAAGAAGGTCAGGCGATTTGTCAACAACTTCTCCTTCTAAGAAGTATACAAGATCAATAAGCACATCCCAAGTTAGAGATGAATCTTCTTTCACCTATTATTAG